Proteins co-encoded in one Setaria viridis chromosome 9, Setaria_viridis_v4.0, whole genome shotgun sequence genomic window:
- the LOC117837819 gene encoding pentatricopeptide repeat-containing protein At2g37310 yields MKLPSWLTAVPPDPRAYGHLIQLCADSGRLAAGRQLHARLVSLSVTPSNFLASKLISLYSRAARLDDARRVFDAIPRPSVFAWNAILIALSLHSPDPSAAVRLFATSGISPDEITLSALLKSLAASGPGLSTLVAGELHAVAILRGFGADLFVSNGLITAYNNAGDTRSARAVFDEMPRRDVVSWNSLISSYARAGLYRECLDLFQELTRVHAGGGVGPNSVTVASVLHACAQLKAVDFGVKVHRFAAENGLDMDVPAWNSIVGFYAKCGRLEYARKLFEGMPKKDSVSYSAMITGYMNHGDVDKGMELFRQADAQGISIWNAMTAGLVQNGRQSDVLGLLHEMIGSGMLPNSATLSIIIPSVPLFSTLLGVKQAHGYAIRNNYDQSVSVVSALIDAYSKAGFFDGALKVFELTGDRSKILWTSIISAVAAHGKAAEALRLFDKMISAGITPDTIAFTAVLTACAHAGKVVDARKIFDSMQVVFGITPVMEQYACMVSALSRAGMLKDALELVNNMPFQPNAKVWGALLNGAAEFGDVELGRFVFDRLYMIEPKNTGNYIVMANLYSNAGKWEEAEIIRSMMWGVGLEKVPGCSWN; encoded by the coding sequence ATGAAGCTCCCATCATGGCTCACGGCCGTGCCGCCGGATCCTCGGGCGTACGGCCACCTCATCCAGCTCTGCGCTGACtccggccgcctcgccgccggccgccagctCCACGCCCGCCTTGTCTCCCTCTCCGTGACGCCGTCCAACTTCCTCGCCTCCAAGCTCATCTCCCTCTACTCCCGCGCGGCGCGCCTCGACGACGCACGCAGGGTGTTCGACGCCATCCCGCGGCCCAGCGTCTTCGCCTGGAACGCCATTCTCATCGCGCTCTCGCTCCACTCGCCAGACCCCTCTGCCGCGGTCCGCCTCTTCGCCACCTCCGGCATCTCACCTGACGAGATCACACTCTCCGCGCTCCTCAAATCGCTCGCCGCGTCCGGGCCGGGGCTGTCCACACTCGTCGCTGGGGAGCTCCACGCTGTCGCGATCCTGCGCGGCTTCGGGGCCGACCTGTTCGTGTCCAATGGGCTCATCACTGCCTATAACAACGCTGGGGACACCCGCTCTGCTCGCGCGGTGTTTGACGAAATGCCGCGGCGAGACGTCGTGTCCTGGAACTCTCTGATATCATCGTACGCCCGTGCAGGATTGTACCGGGAGTGCCTGGACCTATTCCAAGAGTTGACACGGGTTCATGCTGGTGGCGGTGTTGGGCCAAACAGTGTTACGGTGGCGAGCGTACTGCATGCTTGCGCACAGCTCAAGGCTGTCGACTTTGGCGTCAAAGTTCACCGGTTTGCTGCCGAGAATGGGCTTGATATGGATGTTCCAGCGTGGAACTCCATAGTTGGGTTTTATGCGAAATGTGGACGGTTGGAGTATGCAAGAAAATTGTTCGAAGGGATGCCTAAGAAAGATTCAGTCAGTTACAGTGCCATGATCACTGGGTACATGAACCATGGGGATGTTGACAAGGGAATGGAGCTTTTCCGGCAAGCAGATGCTCAAGGAATAAGCATTTGGAATGCAATGACTGCTGGATTAGTTCAAAATGGTCGCCAGTCGGATGTGCTTGGACTACTGCATGAGATGATTGGTTCTGGCATGCTACCCAATTCAGCCACGCTTTCAATCATCATTCCTTCAGTTCCTTTGTTCTCCACCCTGCTGGGAGTGAAGCAAGCTCATGGGTATGCGATCAGGAACAACTATGATCAAAGTGTCAGTGTTGTGAGTGCATTGATTGATGCTTACTCGAAGGCTGGATTTTTTGATGGGGCTCTGAAGGTGTTTGAATTGACTGGTGATAGAAGCAAAATTTTATGGACATCAATCATATCAGCCGTTGCAGCCCATGGAAAAGCTGCAGAGGCATTGCGCCTGTTCGATAAGATGATCAGTGCTGGCATTACTCCGGATACCATAGCTTTCACTGCTGTGCTTACTGCTTGTGCTCATGCTGGCAAGGTAGTTGACGCTCGTAAAATTTTTGACTCCATGCAGGTTGTGTTTGGTATCACTCCGGTGATGGAGCAATACGCTTGCATGGTTTCTGCACTCAGCCGAGCAGGGATGCTAAAGGATGCACTTGAGCTTGTCAACAATATGCCGTTTCAGCCAAATGCAAAGGTCTGGGGTGCTTTGCTTAATGGAGCAGCAGAATTCGGTGATGTTGAGCTTGGTCGATTTGTATTTGATCGACTGTATATGATTGAACCTAAGAACACTGGTAATTACATTGTGATGGCTAATTTGTACTCAAATGCTGGAAAATGGGAAGAAGCTGAGATCATAAGGAGCATGATGTGGGGAGTTGGGTTGGAGAAGGTTCCTGGTTGTAGTTGGAATTGA
- the LOC117837820 gene encoding uncharacterized protein, giving the protein MYWSVVKRDGMVRVTPVMHLHGWRPRSHGQNRLLWVIKSHASFRGAGTPLPDSRRESVLWPVAPRLTPHARNRGTRHLPLQASSNSAAAACALSLPRELKSRAARKKRPKPPPQAADYYKLERAQAQAGYGEDRRMAAETMQCRVNGGGGEGGGGMRTVECLRGRLLAERVASKAAKEEADQLAKRLDELEKQLADEVKVRNKAERRLRRAIKKLESLKILDVELSDGSISSLSSNGQSAHRAPEVGERNSPGSLTTDDSAPSGTQGGGDADADSAKGSSAGSCTQGNFSQDGSWCSVVSEQSPAGACMDLAGTNNSSSSEESAGDHDSERQHLDASSGCSSAKSEEPFHDSDDRLALVLVDPQLVAQADGGSRTEANDTQAAELHPVSHEEAQQEEENNRLAIVLADHQPQPAAAEPKPHADVESVLLALRRVKEQLRYTIERRSELVVAHRELYGH; this is encoded by the exons ATGTACTGGAGTGTAGTGAAAAGAGACGGGATGGTTCGAGTGACGCCAGTAATGCACCTTCACGGGTGGCGGCCACGGTCTCACGGACAAAACCGGCTCCTGTGGGTCATCAAATCCCATGCTTCCTTTCGAGGCGCTGGTACTCCTCTCCCGGACTCCCGCAGAGAGAGCGTGCTGTGGCCTGTGGCGCCTCGCCTCACACCTCACGCCCGGAACAGAGGCACCCGACACCTTCCGCTTCAAGCCTCCTCCAATTCAgcagccgccgcctgcgccctCTCCCTGCCGCGCGAGCTCAAAAGCAGAGCCGCACGCAAGAAGCGCCCAAAGCCGCCGCCACAGGCTGCAGATTACTACAAGCTAGAAAGAGCCCAAGCACAAGCCGGATACGGGGAGGATCGGAGAATGGCTGCGGAGACCATGCAATGCAG GGTGAATGGTGGGGGTGGGGAGGGCGGTGGTGGCATGAGGACGGTGGAGTGCCTCAGGGGCAGGCTGCTCGCAGAGAGGGTGGCATCCAAGGCTGCCAAGGAGGAGGCCGACCAACTAGCCAAAAGG CTGGACGAGCTGGAGAAGCAGCTCGCCGACGAGGTCAAGGTGAGGAACAAGGCAGAGAGGAGGCTCAGGAGGGCCATCAAGAAGCTCGAGTCCCTCAAGATTCTGGACGTGGAGCTCTCGGACGGCTCCATCAGCTCGCTGTCCTCCAATGGCCAATCCGCTCACCGGGCGCCGGAGGTGGGGGAGAGGAACAGTCCTGGATCGTTGACCACCGATGATTCTGCTCCATCCGGTACCCAAGGAGGTGGCGATGCCGACGCCGACAGCGCCAAGGGCTCCTCCGCCGGTTCCTGTACTCAAGGGAACTTCTCCCAGGACGGGAGCTGGTGCTCCGTTGTGTCCGAGCAATCCCCGGCTGGTGCTTGCATGGATCTTGCCGGCACAAACAATAGCAGCAGCTCTGAGGAGAGTGCCGGTGATCATGATTCAGAGAG GCAACACCTTGATGCATCCAGCGGCTGTAGCTCCGCAAAATCCGAAGAACCATTCCACGACAGCGACGACAGGCTAGCGCTTGTGCTGGTAGACCCCCAGCTCGTCGCGCAAGCGGACGGTGGCTCGAGAACGGAAGCCAACGACACGCAAGCAGCAGAGCTCCACCCCGTGTCCCACGAGGAAgcacaacaggaagaagagaacAACAGGCTTGCCATCGTTCTAGCCGACCACCAGCCTCAGCCGGCCGCCGCGGAACCGAAGCCGCACGCCGACGTGGAGTCCGTGCTCCTGGCGCTGCGGCGTGTGAAGGAGCAGCTGCGCTACACGATCGAGCGGCGGTCGGAGCTCGTCGTTGCCCACCGGGAGCTCTACGGCCACTGA
- the LOC117837821 gene encoding uncharacterized protein, which produces MASQSSTPADAAAPSPAAAATGEAAASPASSTPAQNPTAAATAAAGATDLEKKMRRAERFGTAVVMSEEEKRSSRAERFGTGSSNVKDEEKKKSRAERFGLASSSSSDEEAKKKARLERFGQGTNVDKAEEEKRKARAARFAETSSGSPRENGKDNSKPDAATVTGTA; this is translated from the exons ATGGCATCTCAGAGCTCCACgcccgcggacgccgccgcgccttcgccggcggccgcagccACCGGAGAGGCGGCTGCGAGCCCCGCTTCGTCAACGCCGGCACAAAACCCTACCGCTGCTGCGACCGCGGCTGCCGGGGCCACGGAtctggagaagaagatgcgcCGCGCGGAGCGGTTCGGGACAGCGGTGGTGATgtccgaggaggagaagcgTAGCAGCCGCGCCGAGAG ATTCGGGACTGGATCTTCAAATGTAAAggatgaagaaaagaagaagtcCAGGGCTGAGAG GTTTGGCCTTgcctcatcatcttcttctgatGAGGAGGCTAAGAAGAAGGCCCGTTTAGAACGATTTGGTCAGGGCACAAATGTTGACAaggcagaagaagaaaaaagaaaggcacGGGCCGCCAG GTTTGCAGAAACATCCAGTGGATCACCTCGGGAAAATGGCAAGGACAACTCCAAGCCG GATGCAGCCACTGTGACAGGTACAGCGTGA
- the LOC117835755 gene encoding LOW QUALITY PROTEIN: protein IN2-1 (The sequence of the model RefSeq protein was modified relative to this genomic sequence to represent the inferred CDS: substituted 1 base at 1 genomic stop codon): protein MATSAAAPAASSAKEALPPILVSTSEQPHLFDGTTRXIEPLYMGYFCPFSQRAWVTRNFKVLQEEIKLVAIHVQDKPAWYKEKLDPKGTVPSLEHNNEIRAESLDLIKYIDSNFGGPALLPQDPAKRQFADELIAFADTFTKALYSPLMSHVEMSEEAAAALDKIEAALSKFNDGPFFLGKFSLADISYVKILERVQIYYSHVRNYDITEGRPNLEKFIEEMNKIEAYTQTKYEPMFLLDLAKKHLKVRHFPKGSNS from the exons ATGGCCACATCAGCCGCAGCACCAGCTGCCAG CTCTGCCAAGGAGGCACTCCCGCCTATCCTCGTCTCCACCTCCGAGCAGCCCCATCTCTTCGATGGAACCACCAGATAAATCGAGCC GCTCTACATGGGCTACTTCTGTCCGTTCTCTCAGCGCGCTTGGGTTACCAGGAACTTCAAG GTTTTGCAGGAGGAGATCAAGCTGGTTGCGATTCATGTGCAGGACAAGCCAGCTTGGTACAAGGAGAAACTCGACCCCAAGGGCACG GTGCCTTCCCTGGAGCACAACAATGAGATCAGGGCAGAGAGTTTGGACTTGATCAAGTACATCGACAGCAACTTCGGCGGCCCGGCGCTGCTTCCTCAA GATCCTGCGAAGAGGCAGTTTGCTGATGAGCTGATTGCTTTCGCCGACACGTTCACCAAAGCGCTCTACTCACCCTTGATGTCCCATGTAGAAATGTCAGAGGAAGCAG CTGCGGCTCTGGACAAAATAGAAGCTGCGCTGTCAAAGTTCAACGACGGCCCGTTCTTCCTCGGCAAGTTTAGCTTG GCGGACATCTCGTACGTGAAAATTTTGGAAAGGGTTCAGATATACTATTCTCATGTTAGGAACTACGATATCACCGAAGGCCGGCCCAACCTTGAGAAGTTCATTGAGGAGATGAACAAGATCGAAGCATATACACAGACCAAATATGAGCCTATGTTTTTGCTTGATCTTGCGAAGAAACATCTAAAGGTCAGACATTTTCCAAAGGGAAGCAATTCATAA